The Calditrichota bacterium genome has a window encoding:
- a CDS encoding glucose-6-phosphate dehydrogenase assembly protein OpcA: MSEITPLAPQHVVDVAKIEEELELLWQEAESTDQPITRATAFNLVIVCNHASHEEARELIPELALVHPTRTILVLLNESAPTAQRAWVTAHCRKLEGENRQICSEAIILEIDGESELRASSLIHSLSLGSLATAVVWHHSLPLSHKLLKTLCTSTERVITCTTDHLAPASTLKEWFELYESVPRDCVVTDLLWAHLSGWRGAVAELFDECPPHGELCEVRVHSLGTKLTCGALLTAAWIASTLDWEIESVSLLGSRPTIICQNDKRIVFHLEGGSAPAGIEFLFKNDIAAAVIREDDLFTLTCAGHKHAAHARQADMLTLLAHELHAWGRDPRMDKSVRMAHDWLPELLFS; the protein is encoded by the coding sequence ATGAGCGAGATCACTCCGCTCGCACCTCAGCACGTCGTCGACGTGGCGAAGATCGAAGAAGAACTCGAACTCTTATGGCAAGAAGCCGAGTCCACCGATCAACCGATCACGCGCGCGACCGCTTTCAATCTTGTCATCGTGTGCAATCACGCTTCGCATGAAGAAGCCCGCGAGTTGATACCGGAGCTTGCGCTCGTGCATCCGACGCGTACGATTTTGGTATTGCTGAACGAGTCCGCGCCGACGGCACAGCGCGCGTGGGTGACAGCGCACTGCCGCAAACTCGAAGGCGAGAACCGGCAAATTTGTTCGGAAGCGATTATTCTCGAGATCGACGGCGAGTCGGAACTGCGCGCGTCGTCGTTGATTCATTCGCTTTCGCTCGGCAGCCTCGCCACGGCGGTGGTCTGGCACCATTCGCTTCCGTTGTCTCACAAACTTCTGAAAACTCTCTGCACGTCGACCGAGCGCGTCATCACTTGCACGACGGACCACCTTGCTCCCGCCTCCACACTGAAAGAGTGGTTTGAACTTTACGAAAGCGTGCCGCGTGATTGCGTCGTCACGGATTTGTTGTGGGCGCATCTTTCCGGATGGCGTGGTGCGGTAGCCGAACTCTTCGACGAATGTCCTCCGCACGGCGAACTATGCGAAGTGCGTGTACATTCTTTAGGCACGAAGCTCACGTGCGGCGCGCTCTTGACCGCCGCATGGATTGCTTCGACTTTGGACTGGGAGATTGAAAGTGTTTCCCTTCTCGGCAGCCGGCCTACGATCATTTGCCAGAATGACAAAAGAATCGTCTTTCATCTCGAAGGCGGAAGCGCTCCCGCGGGTATCGAATTTCTCTTCAAAAATGACATAGCGGCCGCCGTGATCCGCGAAGACGACTTGTTTACGCTCACATGCGCCGGACACAAACACGCGGCGCACGCGCGTCAAGCGGACATGCTGACATTGTTGGCGCATGAGCTTCACGCGTGGGGACGCGATCCGCGTATGGACAAGAGTGTCCGCATGGCTCACGATTGGCTGCCAGAACTGCTTTTCTCATGA
- the pgl gene encoding 6-phosphogluconolactonase, whose translation MSPEVIYCEYPEDVAEAAAALLQELQFEAIAERGTFRIALSGGSTPAALFKLLAENDWSEEMDYPNWEVFWVDERAVPPTHKDSNYKLAHDLFLSKVNIGDAFRMNGEHANLQEAADEYARTLKSRFLPEPVVFDAVLLGMGTDGHTASLFPGTPVLESGALVEAVEVQGNSIPKRLTLTLRVLNSARAVIFLVTGEDKAARLREVLIDNNYKLPATRIEPRDGSLIWIIDEAAASELST comes from the coding sequence ATGAGCCCAGAAGTTATTTATTGCGAATATCCCGAAGACGTCGCCGAAGCCGCGGCGGCGCTTTTGCAGGAATTGCAGTTCGAAGCGATTGCCGAGCGCGGAACGTTTCGCATCGCGCTTTCCGGCGGCTCAACTCCCGCCGCGCTCTTCAAATTACTTGCGGAGAACGATTGGTCCGAAGAGATGGACTATCCTAACTGGGAAGTTTTTTGGGTCGATGAACGCGCGGTGCCGCCGACACACAAAGACTCAAACTACAAACTCGCGCACGATTTGTTCTTGAGCAAAGTGAATATCGGCGACGCGTTCCGCATGAACGGCGAACACGCGAACCTCCAAGAAGCCGCCGATGAATACGCGCGCACACTCAAGAGCAGATTCTTGCCGGAACCCGTGGTTTTTGACGCGGTGCTCTTGGGAATGGGCACGGACGGACACACGGCCTCGCTGTTTCCCGGAACACCCGTGCTCGAATCGGGCGCGTTGGTTGAAGCCGTGGAAGTGCAAGGCAACTCAATTCCCAAACGCTTGACTTTAACGCTCAGAGTATTGAACAGCGCTCGTGCCGTGATTTTTTTGGTCACCGGAGAAGACAAAGCCGCCCGTCTGCGCGAAGTCTTGATCGACAACAATTACAAACTTCCGGCAACCAGAATTGAACCCCGCGACGGAAGCCTGATTTGGATCATCGACGAAGCCGCCGCGAGCGAACTAAGTACTTAG